From Lewinellaceae bacterium:
GGGCCATCGATGATCTTAACCGTTTCACCCACAATAAAAGGCTCTATCATTGCCTCGCCTGCTTCCTGGGACTCATCGACCTTGCCGAGCATTCGGTTGGCTTCGGCGGGGCGCATGGGAATAGGGTTGTTCCGACCCAGAAAATGGATGACGTTGGGAATATTGGAAATAGCCTGAATGACCTCGCCGCTTAACATGGAGGGATTGGCTTCGATAAGAATATATCCGGGTAAAATATTCCGCTCGGAGATCACTTTCTTTCCATTCCTTATCTTATATACTTTCTCCGTCGGAACCAATATCTGAGTGATGAAATCTCTCCATCCGGAACGCTCGACTTCCATTTCGATCCGTTCTTTGATCTTCCTTTCCTTTCCGCTGATCACACGAAGGGAGTACCACTTCTTGTCAGACACCGGAGCATCCGAAGGGGTTTCCAATTCTTCCTGTATATCCTTTTCTTTATCCTCA
This genomic window contains:
- the nusG gene encoding transcription termination/antitermination factor NusG; this encodes MSEDKEKDIQEELETPSDAPVSDKKWYSLRVISGKERKIKERIEMEVERSGWRDFITQILVPTEKVYKIRNGKKVISERNILPGYILIEANPSMLSGEVIQAISNIPNVIHFLGRNNPIPMRPAEANRMLGKVDESQEAGEAMIEPFIVGETVKIIDGPFSEFVGDIQEVNEEKKKLKVIVKIFGRGTEVELNFMQVEKTS